From the Exiguobacterium marinum DSM 16307 genome, the window TGTCGAAGATCTCCTTGAACTTTCGAGATTGGAGCGAGATGATTTCCAAATGGAGCTGGTGTCCGTCGATTTGAATCAACTCGTCGACGAAGTATGTCTCCTACTCAGTCAAAAGGCGAACAAGAAGTCGATTCATCTAGAGACACAACACAATGGAGAAGTTGTATTGCAGGCTGATTTGAACCGAATGAAACAAGTGATCATGAATTTGGTCGCCAACGCGATCAACTATTCACCGGAAGGAAGTCGCGTTGAGATTTCTGTAGAGGCGAATCCGGATTCATACAAACTTCGAGTGCGAGACAACGGAATCGGAATTGCCGAAAAAGAAGTGAGTCGAATCTTTGAGCGCTTCTATCGTGTCGATAAGGCGAGAAGTCGCAACTCCGGTGGAACCGGGCTCGGGCTTGCCATCGTGAAGCACATCATCGATTTGCATCATGCGACCATCGATGTCGATAGCGTTGAGGGCAAAGGAACGACGTTCACCATCACGTTTCCGCGGGTTTAACGATTCCTTTATCGTTCATTCATATTTACTTTACAAAACCTTGCTATTCTATGAGTGAGACCTCTTCATCATCTCGTGACTCGATCGGTGCTCATCTCCACTGGGTCGAGAATTTGGCCCTTTTCTATTCGTAGAAAAGGGCCTTTTTTTTCGAACGCATGTACCCGTATGGTATGATGGACGAAGAGAAGAATGGAGGTCGATTGAATGAATAAACTACTAATCCTGGATGGGAATTCCTTAACATATCGTGCATTTTTCGCACTGCCTCCGATGTCGGACGCGTCGGGTCGGAATACGAATGCGGTGTATGGCTTTACGATGATGTTGTTAAAATTGATGGAGGACGAACAACCTACGCATTTCGCTGTTGCGTTCGATGCGTCGAAAAAGACGTTTCGTCATGATACGTTTGCTGAGTATAAAGGTGGACGTCAAAAAACTCCTGGAGAATTACGAGAACAGTTCCCGCTCGTACGTGACGTCTGTCGCGCGTTCGGCATCTCTGTCCTTGAGCTTGAACAATATGAGGCGGATGATATCATCGGGACACTCTCGAAAGATACATCATTTGATCAAGTGACGATTGTGACGGGAGATAAAGATTTACTACAGCTCATCAATGAGCGAGTGACCGTTTATTTGACGAAGCGGGGCATCACGGATGTCGAGAAAATGAACGAGGCGGCTTTCCAAGAGCGATATGAAGGTCTACAGCCGATTCAGATGATTGACTTGAAAGGATTAATGGGCGATAAGTCCGATAATATTCCCGGTATTCCAGGTGTAGGGGAGAAGACGGCGTTGAAGTTGATTTCAACGTATGGCACGGTCGAAGCCCTTTACGAACATACGGATGAGCTAAAAGGGAAACAAAAAGAAAAAGTTGAGGCGAACGAGCGAGAAGCAAAAATGTCAAAACAGTTGGCAACGATTTATACGGACGTTCCATTGAATGTGTCTGTAGACGATCTCGTCTTTAAATCGTATGACGCTTCCGTCGTGAAGCCTTTATTCATGGAACTCCAATTCAAATCGTTAATCGGAAAACTGTCGGACAGCGCTACAGAAGAAACGGTCGAAAAAAAAGCGCGGCCGACAATCGACCTTTCTGAACAAGATTTGTCTCGAGCGGTCCTGTTTCTTGAGCAACTGCACGATGATTATTTCGAAGAAGAAATTGTCGGGGTGGCGATTGCATCAGAACGTGGGGTGACGATTGGTGACGTGACTTTGTTACAAGAAGAGCCGGTCAAGGAATGGATTGAAGATGAATCTAGGGCGACGGTTTGTCTCGATTCCAAACAGACAATCATTCAGTTGAAACGTCAACAGCTATCGCTTCAAGGGTACGAGGATTTACTCGTTGCCGGATACTTACTAAATCTATCTGGTGGAACGTCACTTAGTTCGATCGCTTCTCATTTCGCCTATCATCTTGAAGAAGATGAAATGGTTTATGGGAAAGGTGCAAAAATTAAAGTTCCTGAGGAAGATGCGTTCCATTCACATCTCGCTGAAAAAGCACATGCGATTTATACGTTATTTGAACGTGTCCTCTCCGAGTTGAAGGATAATGAACAGACAGAACTGTATGAGGCACTCGAAAAACCGCTCGTGTCTGTTTTAGCAGAAATGGAATGGGCAGGCATACATGTTAATATCGAAACGCTTCAACATATGGAGGCGGACCTTCGAGAACGTCTTAGTACGCTTGAAGTGACGATTCATGAGTTGGCCGGAGAACCATTCAACATCAATTCACCAAAGCAACTAGGGGTCATCTTGTTCGAAAAATTAGCGCTTCCTCCCGTGAAAAAAACGAAGACGGGATACTCGACAGCGGCTGATGTGCTTGAAAAGTTAGCGCCGCTCCACCCGATCATCGAGAAAATCATGCATTATCGAGAACTTGGTAAATTGCAGTCGACCTATGTCGAGGGATTACAGAAAGTCGTGAAGGAAGACGGCAAGATCCACACCCGATACACACAGACGTTGACGCAAACTGGACGACTCTCGTCGGTCAACCCGAATCTTCAAAACATCCCGATTCGATTAGAAGAAGGACGACGCATCCGCAAGGCGTTCACTGCAAGTGAACCAGACTGGGTACTCTATGCGGTCGATTATTCGCAAATCGAACTTCGCATCATGGCGCACATGTCTCAAGATGAAAAAATGATTGCGGCATTCTTACACGACGAGGACATCCATACATCGACGGCGGCGAACGTCTTTAAAGTCTCGAAAGAAGAAGTGACTTCGCTTATGCGTCGTCAGGCGAAAGCAGTTAACTTTGGAATCATCTATGGAATCAGTGATTATGGACTTTCGCAAAATCTTGGAATTACACGTAAAGAAGCACAAACGTTTATTGATACGTATTTCGAACAGTTCCCTGGTGTAAAAACATTCATGGATGCGGCTATTGAACGTGCTCGAGAACACGGATTTGTTGAAACGATGTTAAAACGCCGTCGAAACATACCGGATATTCACTCTCGTAATTTCAACTTGCGTGGATTTGCTGAACGTACTGCCATCAATACCCCGATTCAAGGAACGGCAGCCGATATTATCAAAAAAGCGATGATTGATGTCAATCATGCCCTCAAAACGTCGCACCTTCAGTCAAAACTATTGTTACAAGTACACGATGAATTGATTTTTGAGGGTCCTGCTGAAGAGATGGAAGCATTAGAAAAACTGGTGACCGAAGCGATGGAACATACGGTTACACTCGATGTACCATTACGCGCTGACGGTGCAGTAGGAGCCACTTGGTTCGATACGAAATAAGAGGATAGGAAGGTAGTAAGTATGCCAGAATTACCAGAGGTTGAAACAGTCTGTCGTCGACTGCGACCTGTCGTTTCAGGAAAGACGATTCAGGCTGTCGATGTGCTCGACTCTAAAATTATTCGTGGACTCGATGCAGAAGAGTGGGTTCACCACTTGGTTGGAGAGACCATTATGGATGTAGAAAGGCGAGGGAAATTCATCTTGTTTAAATTAACGAACGGGTACCTCGTCTCACATCTACGCATGGAGGGGAAATTCTTTCCGTACGAGACATTCACAGAACCGGTGAAACATACACATATCGTCATCACATTCACTGACCAATCTACCCTGCATTATAATGATGTACGTAAGTTTGGTACGATGGAGTTGCGGACAAACGAAACGATTCATACAACACCGCCACTTTCATTGCTTGCTTATGAACCGTTTGACGAGCGTGTGACCGGAGAGGCACTACATCAGCGTTTAGGGCGGATGAAGTCCCGTGCCATCAAGACCGCCCTCCTCGATCAATCGATTTTTGTTGGATTGGGTAATATTTATGTAGACGAAACGCTATTTCGTGCTGGTATTCATCCGATACGAACGGCCGCGAGTCTATCAGGTGAAGAAGTAGAGCGTGTACGGGTAGAAGCGGTCGCCGTCCTAACAGAGGCAATCGAGCGTGGGGGAAGTACGATACGTAGTTATACGAACCCCGACGGTGTGACTGGAACGTTCCAAGAGAGGCTGTATGTATACGGGCGAGCCGGTGAGCCGTGTCGTCGTTGTGGTCATGAAATTGAAAAGATGAAACTAGGCGGGCGTGGTACGCATTTTTGTCCGAAC encodes:
- the mutM gene encoding DNA-formamidopyrimidine glycosylase → MPELPEVETVCRRLRPVVSGKTIQAVDVLDSKIIRGLDAEEWVHHLVGETIMDVERRGKFILFKLTNGYLVSHLRMEGKFFPYETFTEPVKHTHIVITFTDQSTLHYNDVRKFGTMELRTNETIHTTPPLSLLAYEPFDERVTGEALHQRLGRMKSRAIKTALLDQSIFVGLGNIYVDETLFRAGIHPIRTAASLSGEEVERVRVEAVAVLTEAIERGGSTIRSYTNPDGVTGTFQERLYVYGRAGEPCRRCGHEIEKMKLGGRGTHFCPNCQQR
- the polA gene encoding DNA polymerase I; amino-acid sequence: MNKLLILDGNSLTYRAFFALPPMSDASGRNTNAVYGFTMMLLKLMEDEQPTHFAVAFDASKKTFRHDTFAEYKGGRQKTPGELREQFPLVRDVCRAFGISVLELEQYEADDIIGTLSKDTSFDQVTIVTGDKDLLQLINERVTVYLTKRGITDVEKMNEAAFQERYEGLQPIQMIDLKGLMGDKSDNIPGIPGVGEKTALKLISTYGTVEALYEHTDELKGKQKEKVEANEREAKMSKQLATIYTDVPLNVSVDDLVFKSYDASVVKPLFMELQFKSLIGKLSDSATEETVEKKARPTIDLSEQDLSRAVLFLEQLHDDYFEEEIVGVAIASERGVTIGDVTLLQEEPVKEWIEDESRATVCLDSKQTIIQLKRQQLSLQGYEDLLVAGYLLNLSGGTSLSSIASHFAYHLEEDEMVYGKGAKIKVPEEDAFHSHLAEKAHAIYTLFERVLSELKDNEQTELYEALEKPLVSVLAEMEWAGIHVNIETLQHMEADLRERLSTLEVTIHELAGEPFNINSPKQLGVILFEKLALPPVKKTKTGYSTAADVLEKLAPLHPIIEKIMHYRELGKLQSTYVEGLQKVVKEDGKIHTRYTQTLTQTGRLSSVNPNLQNIPIRLEEGRRIRKAFTASEPDWVLYAVDYSQIELRIMAHMSQDEKMIAAFLHDEDIHTSTAANVFKVSKEEVTSLMRRQAKAVNFGIIYGISDYGLSQNLGITRKEAQTFIDTYFEQFPGVKTFMDAAIERAREHGFVETMLKRRRNIPDIHSRNFNLRGFAERTAINTPIQGTAADIIKKAMIDVNHALKTSHLQSKLLLQVHDELIFEGPAEEMEALEKLVTEAMEHTVTLDVPLRADGAVGATWFDTK